A genomic window from Algoriphagus sp. Y33 includes:
- a CDS encoding Crp/Fnr family transcriptional regulator → MRNHQLFWVLNNSQVRQLCIITNFKRAKKGEMIDFGDNESSRIFLLKRGNLKIVQVDEEGNELIVDIIQKGELFGSLNLDKEESTYEYAQVLTDSVVLCSFNTADFERLLAENPTLAISYTKLIGFRLKRVKNNYSNLFFKNTKERLIAFLTDWAKREGRFTGNQVCIDNFLTHKEISQIICSSRQTTTKLFNEWEQQGLITYSRKEIRIKNLRELD, encoded by the coding sequence TTGAGAAATCATCAGCTGTTTTGGGTGCTGAACAACTCGCAGGTGAGGCAACTTTGCATCATCACCAATTTCAAGCGCGCCAAGAAGGGCGAAATGATAGATTTTGGAGACAATGAAAGCTCCAGAATCTTTCTGCTTAAGCGTGGTAATCTGAAGATTGTCCAAGTCGATGAGGAAGGGAATGAATTGATCGTGGATATTATCCAAAAGGGAGAATTGTTTGGTTCTCTCAACCTTGATAAAGAAGAAAGCACTTATGAATATGCACAGGTTTTGACCGATAGCGTAGTGCTATGCAGCTTCAACACCGCGGACTTTGAACGCTTGCTGGCAGAGAATCCGACCTTGGCTATATCTTACACCAAGCTCATCGGCTTTCGGCTGAAGCGGGTCAAAAACAATTATTCCAATCTCTTTTTCAAAAACACGAAAGAACGACTTATCGCTTTTCTTACAGATTGGGCGAAACGTGAGGGCCGATTCACAGGCAATCAGGTCTGCATCGACAACTTTCTCACCCATAAGGAAATCTCCCAAATCATCTGCAGCTCGCGGCAAACCACCACCAAACTTTTCAACGAATGGGAGCAGCAAGGTTTGATCACCTACTCCAGAAAAGAAATTAGGATAAAAAACCTGCGCGAGCTCGATTAA
- a CDS encoding ATP-grasp domain-containing protein, which yields MNIMEVTNPSFPITVKTKDQVSLDPTTETNPFEFWPAWTIHLPMYLLGIYWGIRLQNLNYFQALNPAIENGGLFNYSKFDSMLDFAEENIPKSILSHPPHDLNGLLEKAAKNEIHFPFILKPNIGERGRGVRKITNQTDVALYLEAFKNEALILQEFISKNEEYGIFIVKNPETGQLSIPSITQKIPLQVIGNGVNSVQMLAENHPRVRRYLHEIQEELLEIIPAKNEIFQLSHSGNHCKGALFLDRSELISPKVLLAFEHICLPLSDFYYGRLDVKVESSADLEDAFAISILEVNGANAEPIHIYSPGNSYVASLKTIAKFFRKMAKIAKFNLKSMPARPSLSVLKLSFQSYKRLIRDSNE from the coding sequence ATGAACATCATGGAGGTCACTAATCCAAGCTTCCCGATCACCGTAAAAACCAAGGATCAGGTTTCCCTCGACCCAACTACTGAGACCAATCCTTTCGAGTTTTGGCCTGCCTGGACAATTCACCTTCCGATGTATTTGCTTGGGATCTACTGGGGAATCCGTCTTCAGAATCTTAATTACTTTCAGGCCTTGAACCCGGCTATTGAGAATGGGGGGCTTTTCAACTATTCAAAATTCGACTCCATGCTGGACTTTGCTGAGGAAAATATACCCAAAAGCATTCTCAGTCATCCACCCCATGACTTAAATGGATTATTGGAAAAAGCTGCAAAAAATGAAATCCATTTTCCCTTCATTCTCAAACCAAATATAGGAGAGCGAGGTCGAGGGGTACGGAAAATCACAAATCAAACCGACGTAGCACTTTATCTCGAAGCATTCAAAAACGAAGCGTTGATTTTGCAGGAGTTCATTTCCAAAAACGAAGAATATGGGATTTTTATCGTAAAAAACCCTGAAACAGGTCAGCTGAGCATTCCGTCCATCACTCAAAAAATCCCGCTCCAAGTCATTGGAAACGGAGTGAATTCTGTACAAATGCTCGCAGAAAATCACCCAAGAGTGAGACGGTATTTACATGAAATACAGGAGGAGCTTTTAGAAATCATCCCGGCAAAAAATGAAATCTTCCAACTCAGTCACAGCGGGAATCATTGTAAAGGTGCGCTGTTTTTGGATAGATCGGAGCTAATTTCCCCGAAAGTATTACTGGCTTTTGAGCATATCTGCCTTCCTCTATCAGACTTCTACTATGGTAGACTTGATGTGAAAGTGGAATCTTCGGCAGATCTCGAAGATGCTTTTGCAATTTCTATTCTGGAAGTGAATGGTGCCAATGCAGAACCGATACACATCTATTCGCCGGGAAACTCCTATGTCGCTTCTCTAAAAACCATTGCAAAATTCTTCAGGAAGATGGCAAAAATCGCCAAATTTAATCTGAAGTCCATGCCGGCCAGACCTAGTCTTTCGGTTTTGAAACTCAGTTTTCAATCTTATAAACGCCTCATAAGGGACAGCAATGAGTGA
- a CDS encoding alpha/beta fold hydrolase has product MTSTTSKSVNPTQFPVPAMISVNGVELEVFEAGPKNSGKPVVLCHGFPEHAFSWRYQIPALAAAGYHVIIPNQRGYGNSSRPAEVTEYDIEHLAGDLIALLDHYGYEDAIFVGHDWGANVVWSLALLHPERVNKVINLALPYQARGEKPWIESMEALVGGDFYFVHFNRQPGVADAIMNEYTSRFLRNIFRKNIPPTPPEPGMLMINLARAEKPLGEPLMDEDELAVFISAFESSGFTGSINWYRNLDRNWHLMADVIPIIHQPTLMIYGEQDTIPKSENLKNIVPNLDVVSLDCGHWIQQEMPGETTQSILKWLEQENA; this is encoded by the coding sequence ATGACAAGCACAACAAGTAAAAGTGTAAATCCAACCCAATTCCCGGTTCCCGCGATGATTTCAGTAAATGGCGTGGAACTGGAAGTATTTGAAGCAGGTCCAAAGAATTCGGGGAAACCTGTCGTTCTCTGTCACGGTTTTCCGGAACATGCGTTTTCCTGGCGTTATCAGATACCGGCACTTGCTGCAGCTGGCTATCATGTCATCATTCCAAACCAGAGAGGTTATGGCAACTCATCCCGTCCGGCCGAAGTAACTGAATATGACATTGAACACTTGGCAGGTGACCTGATTGCACTGCTCGACCATTACGGATACGAGGACGCCATTTTTGTTGGTCACGACTGGGGCGCAAATGTCGTTTGGAGTCTGGCGCTATTGCATCCAGAGCGGGTAAATAAAGTGATCAACCTGGCTTTGCCCTATCAGGCGCGTGGAGAAAAACCATGGATTGAGTCGATGGAAGCACTGGTTGGAGGAGACTTCTATTTTGTTCACTTCAACAGACAACCCGGAGTAGCAGATGCTATAATGAATGAATACACATCCCGGTTTCTGCGTAATATATTCCGCAAAAATATACCCCCCACACCTCCTGAGCCGGGAATGCTAATGATCAATCTTGCAAGAGCAGAAAAACCACTTGGGGAGCCTTTGATGGATGAGGACGAACTGGCTGTTTTCATCTCGGCTTTCGAATCATCAGGGTTTACAGGAAGTATAAATTGGTACAGAAACCTGGATAGAAACTGGCACTTGATGGCGGACGTAATCCCAATCATCCATCAGCCGACTCTTATGATATATGGTGAACAGGACACGATTCCAAAGTCTGAAAACCTAAAAAATATCGTTCCTAATTTGGATGTTGTCAGTCTGGATTGCGGTCATTGGATTCAGCAAGAAATGCCGGGGGAAACTACCCAATCAATTTTAAAATGGCTGGAACAAGAGAATGCCTAA
- a CDS encoding DinB family protein has product MLSNSCANQLEELSDLLLQLSHQDYSQFSPVFRTSSIGQHVRHILELFECLIAQYDSGEINYDLRKRDLRMERDPVFALEKIRLIQHQIILPDKDLLLYPDQNPETEGINTTYFRELLYNLEHCVHHQALIRLACHAIPGILISEYFGVAKSTLTYNSRGTVNYQ; this is encoded by the coding sequence ATGCTATCTAACTCATGCGCTAATCAGCTCGAGGAGCTCAGTGATCTTCTGCTGCAACTTTCTCACCAGGATTATTCTCAATTTTCTCCGGTGTTTCGAACCTCCTCAATTGGTCAGCATGTACGACATATTTTGGAGCTTTTCGAATGCTTGATCGCTCAGTATGACTCCGGTGAAATCAATTATGATCTCCGAAAAAGAGACTTAAGGATGGAACGGGATCCTGTATTTGCTTTGGAGAAAATCAGGCTGATTCAACATCAAATCATTCTTCCAGACAAGGATTTGCTATTGTATCCGGATCAAAATCCGGAAACTGAGGGCATCAATACAACCTATTTCCGGGAGCTTTTGTATAATCTGGAGCATTGTGTCCATCACCAGGCATTGATAAGATTAGCTTGTCATGCTATTCCTGGAATATTGATTTCTGAATATTTTGGAGTAGCAAAATCGACCCTTACTTATAATTCCAGAGGAACTGTGAATTATCAGTAA
- a CDS encoding DoxX family protein, whose translation MLQGPGFPPKSFINAKRLSWGLRILAAIILIQSLIFKFGAHSDSVMLFTTLGLEPFGRIGLGVIELIVAILILTPKATLLGAILGILIMVGALGAHIFQLGIIFNNDGGKLFGLALVCFLACVGQVIILKNQLISFIKRRYAI comes from the coding sequence ATGCTGCAAGGACCGGGCTTTCCGCCTAAATCATTTATAAATGCAAAACGCCTCAGTTGGGGACTGCGGATTTTGGCGGCAATAATTCTGATTCAATCACTGATTTTTAAGTTTGGTGCGCATTCGGATTCTGTTATGCTATTTACTACTTTGGGTCTTGAGCCTTTCGGAAGAATAGGTCTTGGCGTGATTGAATTAATTGTAGCCATCTTAATTCTAACACCAAAAGCCACACTTCTTGGGGCAATTTTGGGAATTTTAATTATGGTTGGAGCGCTCGGAGCGCATATCTTCCAACTAGGAATTATATTCAATAATGATGGAGGAAAGCTATTCGGGCTTGCATTGGTCTGTTTTCTGGCTTGTGTGGGGCAGGTGATTATCCTAAAAAATCAATTGATCAGTTTTATCAAACGCCGGTATGCTATCTAA
- a CDS encoding TonB-dependent receptor domain-containing protein yields the protein MNIKKLLSIGLFQCVVAYSYAQNDSIKTLDLKEFQLRDFRGLAPVSPLPNTHRNFLIGGTKTESIQISQLPANLADKTGRQLFAKIPGGFVYDMDGSGNQINFSVRGLDGHRSWEFNVRQNGVMINTDIYGYPASHYSMPIEAVEKIELTRGTGALQYGQQFGGMLNYILKEPDSTKRFSFENLSSVGSFGLLSTFNAIGGKVGKLTYYAYYQKRVSEGYRRNSNSKSDAQHVGLTYQFNDKLKLRGELSRSTYLYRIPGPLNDGMFAEDPKQASRSRNYYSPEIWIPALVLDYRLSARTSLSWTVSGVFGQRSSVTFDGFANKPDLIDPATGVYAHRNVDIDNYHTRTSEGRLIHAYQLGALKSNFSANFRYFNNSMDRRQRGQGTTGSDYDISISGEFQRDMNLKSESFAIALENQFYLSEKLSITPGLRVEMGSSKMTGRIDYIQDAKVPKTIAYDFAALGINANYQLDRNSRVYAGFSQANRPVIFQDIIPGNPLMLISDNLKDSFGYNAEVGWENSSIPGLKYNITLFQTSIGNRLGNIYVEQEGQTYIQKTNIGNSLTNGIEFYLDYQLWKGSNWTLNFYTSTSLMDAKYTSGEIAGEDGNQDISGNRIEAVPKWLSRNGLTGYFKGLQVLLQHQFVGETYADVLNTETPPESGAVGRVPSYHVWDLNTSYQVSSNFIVRAGINNLLNESYFTKRPQMYPGPGIWPSDGRSFVVSVGFKL from the coding sequence ATGAATATAAAAAAACTACTCAGCATTGGGTTATTCCAATGCGTGGTGGCCTACTCCTATGCCCAAAATGACAGCATCAAGACGCTGGACTTAAAGGAATTTCAGTTGAGGGATTTCCGGGGTTTAGCGCCTGTTTCTCCTCTTCCAAACACACACCGCAACTTCCTGATCGGAGGAACAAAAACCGAGTCAATCCAAATCAGTCAGCTCCCAGCCAACCTGGCCGATAAAACAGGAAGGCAATTATTTGCCAAAATCCCGGGGGGATTTGTGTATGACATGGATGGCTCAGGCAACCAAATCAACTTCTCAGTCCGCGGACTGGATGGCCATAGAAGCTGGGAATTCAATGTACGCCAGAACGGCGTAATGATAAACACGGATATATACGGCTATCCTGCCAGCCATTATTCTATGCCTATAGAAGCCGTAGAAAAGATAGAGTTGACCCGCGGCACAGGAGCCCTGCAATATGGACAGCAATTCGGAGGCATGCTGAATTACATCTTAAAAGAGCCGGACTCTACCAAACGGTTTTCCTTCGAAAACTTAAGCTCTGTTGGTTCATTTGGCTTGCTATCTACCTTCAATGCCATTGGCGGCAAAGTGGGAAAACTGACCTACTATGCATACTATCAAAAGCGGGTTTCGGAAGGTTACCGGAGGAATTCCAATTCCAAATCAGATGCTCAGCATGTGGGCCTGACTTATCAATTCAACGATAAACTAAAGCTGAGGGGAGAACTCTCCCGAAGTACCTATTTGTACCGGATCCCCGGCCCACTGAATGACGGGATGTTTGCCGAAGACCCGAAACAGGCTAGCCGGAGCAGGAATTACTACAGTCCGGAAATCTGGATTCCTGCTTTGGTTCTGGACTACCGACTGTCGGCCAGGACTTCGCTCAGCTGGACAGTTTCGGGAGTATTCGGGCAAAGGTCTTCTGTCACATTCGACGGGTTTGCCAACAAACCGGACCTCATCGATCCGGCTACCGGTGTATACGCTCACAGAAACGTGGATATAGATAATTATCATACACGTACCTCAGAAGGAAGGTTGATCCATGCCTATCAACTGGGAGCCCTGAAAAGTAATTTCTCTGCCAACTTCCGGTATTTCAACAACAGCATGGACAGAAGGCAGCGGGGGCAGGGAACAACAGGTTCGGATTACGACATAAGCATATCCGGGGAGTTCCAAAGGGATATGAACCTGAAAAGTGAAAGCTTTGCGATAGCGCTTGAAAATCAGTTTTACCTATCGGAAAAACTCAGTATTACGCCAGGCTTACGGGTGGAAATGGGCTCTTCAAAAATGACCGGACGTATTGATTATATCCAGGACGCCAAGGTACCCAAGACGATAGCTTATGACTTCGCCGCACTCGGTATCAATGCCAATTATCAGCTGGACCGGAATTCACGGGTATATGCCGGTTTCTCACAAGCCAATAGACCTGTTATTTTCCAGGATATTATCCCGGGAAACCCCCTGATGCTCATCTCTGACAACCTGAAGGATAGTTTTGGGTATAACGCAGAAGTGGGTTGGGAAAACTCTTCCATCCCAGGCCTAAAGTACAACATCACCCTCTTCCAAACATCTATAGGCAATCGCCTTGGAAATATCTATGTGGAGCAAGAGGGGCAAACCTACATTCAAAAAACAAATATCGGCAATAGTCTGACTAATGGGATCGAATTCTATCTGGATTACCAGCTATGGAAAGGCTCCAACTGGACTTTGAATTTCTATACCTCTACCAGTTTGATGGATGCGAAATACACATCCGGTGAAATCGCCGGTGAAGACGGCAATCAGGATATTTCCGGAAACAGAATTGAAGCTGTACCAAAATGGCTAAGCAGAAATGGACTTACAGGATACTTCAAAGGATTGCAGGTACTACTCCAACATCAGTTTGTGGGAGAGACCTATGCCGATGTGCTGAATACAGAAACCCCACCGGAAAGCGGTGCGGTAGGGAGAGTCCCTTCCTATCATGTCTGGGATTTGAATACCTCCTATCAGGTAAGCTCAAATTTTATTGTACGGGCAGGAATCAACAACCTACTGAACGAGAGCTACTTTACTAAACGACCGCAGATGTATCCCGGACCGGGAATCTGGCCATCAGACGGAAGAAGTTTTGTAGTATCCGTAGGCTTCAAGCTTTAA
- a CDS encoding YHS domain-containing (seleno)protein, producing the protein MKTVLLLAFAFFIQTVAFAQKPEVYLSDGKAIGGYDPVAYFTERKPVKGKEEFKSVYMNASWLFSSAANKKLFDANPQTYAPQYGGYCAFGVAGGYKAKISPDAWTVVDNKLYLNYNLNVQKDWLKDQNGMIKKADHNWTTVKKQ; encoded by the coding sequence ATGAAAACGGTCTTACTCTTGGCTTTCGCCTTTTTTATCCAAACAGTAGCTTTCGCCCAAAAACCCGAAGTTTACCTCTCTGACGGTAAGGCAATCGGAGGCTATGATCCTGTTGCCTATTTTACTGAAAGGAAGCCTGTCAAAGGCAAAGAAGAATTCAAGTCCGTATACATGAATGCCAGTTGGCTCTTTTCCAGTGCTGCCAACAAAAAGCTTTTTGACGCAAATCCTCAGACTTATGCACCTCAATATGGTGGCTATTGTGCCTTTGGGGTGGCAGGTGGATACAAAGCAAAAATTTCTCCGGATGCATGGACTGTTGTGGACAACAAACTTTATTTAAATTATAACTTGAATGTCCAAAAAGACTGGCTTAAAGACCAAAATGGAATGATCAAAAAAGCCGATCATAACTGGACTACCGTCAAAAAACAGTAA
- a CDS encoding sodium:calcium symporter — MTKLTDSWGSRTGLILAMAGNAVGLGNFLRFPVQAIQNGGGTFIIPYLVCFLVMGIPLLFTEWSIGRFGGKRGNHSAPYILGSMANSNWWKYVGVFGIFTNVAVVAYYTYIESWTFIYVIHTVVGTFAQMTQSEVSMFFVHYVNLDGSDFGISYLPVLVYIVVLGINVYILSTGLGGIEKVAKIGMPLLILFGAVLAFKGWSMGSDYASETFPEANAWDGINFLWTPQYTSLLDPKVWLAAAGQIFFTLSVGMGSIQCYASYLKENEDVALNSLTSGFTNELVEIVLGSAIVIPIAAGFLGLDWVLDNAGFGMAFQTMPYLFMQWGELFGVVAGICWFGLLFFAGITSSLAMGTPWMGFMKDEFGWGKVKGAVSFGALALVMGLPTILFYRYGYFDEYDYWAGTVSLVVFAFLEMILFTWVFGMDNAWAELNRGADIRIPGIYKWIMKYITPLLLLLVLIAALITPMGNDWGGAIAGLLDGRGWQLDTGSLVSKIAQADLQLLMQKDPLNEEFYKSKIFFSSLARIQLTILFLFIAALVWYSGTKRKQISHE; from the coding sequence ATGACAAAACTAACAGATTCCTGGGGATCCAGGACAGGTTTGATACTTGCGATGGCCGGAAATGCAGTGGGCCTTGGCAATTTTTTGCGGTTTCCCGTGCAGGCGATCCAAAATGGCGGAGGAACATTTATAATTCCTTACCTGGTTTGTTTTCTGGTCATGGGCATTCCTTTGCTGTTTACCGAATGGTCCATAGGAAGATTTGGAGGCAAGAGAGGCAATCACAGTGCGCCGTATATTCTTGGATCGATGGCCAATAGCAACTGGTGGAAGTATGTTGGAGTCTTCGGGATTTTCACCAATGTGGCCGTGGTCGCATACTACACTTATATAGAATCCTGGACTTTTATTTATGTCATCCACACCGTGGTCGGGACATTTGCCCAAATGACCCAGTCAGAAGTGAGTATGTTTTTTGTTCACTATGTAAATCTTGACGGATCTGATTTTGGCATTTCCTATCTACCTGTATTGGTATATATAGTTGTTCTGGGTATCAATGTATACATTTTGTCTACAGGATTGGGAGGCATTGAGAAAGTTGCCAAAATAGGCATGCCACTGTTGATTTTGTTTGGGGCAGTACTTGCTTTCAAGGGCTGGAGCATGGGATCCGACTATGCCTCAGAGACCTTTCCTGAAGCGAATGCATGGGATGGTATTAACTTCCTTTGGACTCCCCAATATACATCGCTTCTCGATCCAAAGGTATGGCTGGCTGCAGCGGGACAGATTTTTTTCACCCTTTCAGTAGGAATGGGATCCATACAATGCTATGCCTCCTATCTCAAAGAAAACGAAGATGTCGCATTGAACTCCCTTACATCGGGTTTTACCAATGAATTGGTTGAAATCGTACTGGGAAGTGCGATTGTCATACCAATAGCGGCTGGATTCCTTGGTTTGGACTGGGTGTTGGACAATGCCGGGTTCGGAATGGCTTTTCAGACGATGCCTTATTTGTTCATGCAGTGGGGGGAGCTGTTCGGCGTTGTTGCAGGGATCTGCTGGTTTGGACTTCTCTTCTTTGCCGGCATCACCTCTTCTTTAGCTATGGGAACACCGTGGATGGGATTTATGAAAGATGAGTTTGGATGGGGGAAAGTAAAAGGAGCCGTGTCCTTTGGTGCGCTGGCATTGGTAATGGGGTTGCCCACTATCCTGTTTTACCGGTACGGGTACTTTGACGAATATGATTATTGGGCAGGAACTGTAAGTCTTGTCGTTTTTGCCTTTCTGGAGATGATATTGTTTACCTGGGTTTTTGGAATGGACAACGCGTGGGCTGAACTAAACAGAGGGGCGGATATCCGTATCCCCGGCATATATAAATGGATTATGAAATATATCACTCCTCTACTTTTGTTGCTGGTGCTCATAGCGGCATTGATCACTCCGATGGGCAATGATTGGGGAGGAGCGATAGCAGGTCTGCTGGATGGCAGGGGATGGCAGCTGGATACAGGGTCGTTGGTTTCCAAGATTGCACAGGCTGACCTTCAGCTTCTCATGCAGAAAGATCCTCTGAATGAAGAATTTTATAAAAGCAAAATATTCTTTTCTTCCTTGGCCCGGATTCAGCTCACTATCTTGTTTCTGTTCATAGCAGCCCTTGTGTGGTATTCCGGTACTAAACGTAAACAAATCTCCCATGAATAA